One region of Pseudomonas sp. B21-040 genomic DNA includes:
- a CDS encoding glutathionylspermidine synthase family protein has protein sequence MKKIHCAERHDWKQTAEGLGFLFHTIDGEPYWDESAYYQFTLKQIENDLEDPTTEIHEMCMDLVARVVQSEELLERLSIPSAFYDMIRTSWLEGHPHLYGRMDFSYNGTGPAKLLELNYDTPTSLYEAAAFQWGWLEQCIERGLLPKHADQFNSIDTKLHQAFAQLQLKQPFYFASMKHSVEDKGTTDYLRLVAEKVGIESRHIDIEDIGLTSDGRFVDLEDRWIPHLFKLHAWEFIFHEPFGAAITQSDTQFFEPAWKSTISNKGILPLLWEFNKGHPNLLAAHLDTDPNKAVPKGWVRKPFFSREGANIELQTADGLIVKEDGPYTDAPFILQEFAPLPKFGDSYTLIGSWVIGDQAAGIGVREDNSLITKDSSRFLPHLILD, from the coding sequence CTGTTTCACACCATCGATGGCGAACCCTATTGGGACGAGAGCGCGTATTACCAGTTCACGCTCAAGCAAATCGAAAACGATCTGGAGGACCCGACCACCGAGATCCATGAGATGTGCATGGACCTGGTGGCCCGCGTGGTTCAGAGCGAGGAGTTGCTGGAACGCCTGAGTATTCCGTCGGCGTTCTACGACATGATTCGCACATCATGGCTTGAAGGTCACCCGCACCTGTATGGGCGCATGGACTTCTCCTACAACGGCACCGGGCCGGCCAAGTTGCTGGAACTCAACTACGACACGCCGACCAGCTTGTATGAGGCGGCGGCGTTTCAATGGGGCTGGCTGGAGCAATGCATCGAACGCGGCTTGCTGCCCAAGCATGCCGACCAGTTCAATAGCATCGACACCAAACTCCATCAGGCCTTTGCTCAACTGCAGCTCAAACAGCCCTTCTATTTCGCCTCGATGAAACACTCGGTCGAAGACAAGGGCACCACCGACTATTTGCGACTGGTCGCGGAAAAGGTCGGCATAGAATCCCGGCACATCGATATCGAAGACATCGGCCTCACCAGCGACGGACGATTCGTCGATCTCGAAGATCGCTGGATCCCGCACTTGTTCAAGCTGCATGCCTGGGAATTCATTTTCCACGAGCCCTTCGGCGCCGCGATTACCCAGAGTGACACCCAGTTTTTCGAGCCGGCGTGGAAATCCACCATCTCCAACAAGGGCATCCTGCCGTTGCTGTGGGAGTTCAACAAAGGTCACCCGAACCTGCTCGCCGCTCACCTGGACACGGATCCGAACAAAGCGGTGCCCAAGGGCTGGGTGCGTAAACCGTTCTTCTCCCGTGAAGGCGCCAACATCGAGCTGCAAACGGCCGATGGCCTGATCGTCAAAGAAGATGGGCCCTACACGGATGCGCCGTTTATCCTCCAGGAGTTCGCCCCGCTGCCGAAGTTTGGCGACAGCTATACGCTGATTGGCTCTTGGGTGATTGGCGATCAGGCCGCCGGTATTGGCGTGCGGGAAGACAACAGTTTGATCACCAAGGATTCGAGCCGGTTTTTGCCGCACCTGATACTCGACTGA
- a CDS encoding OsmC domain/YcaO domain-containing protein has translation MEIKVNFLDNLRLEAKFDDFTVVADQPIRYKGDGSAPGPFDYFLASSALCAAYFVKLYCDTRSIPTDNIRLSQNNIVDPENRYNQIFKIQVELPADISDKDRQGILRSIDRCTVKKVVQAGPEFVIEEVENLDADAQALLMPASNSEASTYIAGKDLPLEQTIANMSAILADLGMKIEIASWRNIVPNVWSLHIRDAHSPMCFTNGKGTTKEGALASALGEFIERLNCNFFYNDQFWGEDIANAPFVHYPDERWFKPGRKDALPTEILDEHCLKIYNRDGELRGSHLIDTNSGNEERGICSLPFVRQSDGEVVYFPSNLIENLFLSNGMSAGNTLAEAQVQCLSEIFERAVKREIIEGEFALPDVPADVLAKYPGILAGIQALEEQGFPVLVKDASLGGEFPVMCVTLMNPRTGGVFASFGAHPSLEVALERSLTELLQGRSFEGLNDLPQPTFEGHAVTEPNNFVEHFIDSSGVVSWRFFSAKSDYEFVEWDFSGQGENSNAEEAATLFGILEGMGKQVYMAVYEHIGAKACRILVPDYSEIYPVDDLIWDNTNKALFFRADILNLHRLDEEELQSLVERLVESELDDYTDITSLIGIEFDDNTAWGQLTILELKLLIYLALQQFEEAKEAVEMFLQYNDNTVERGLFYQAVNVVLEMKLDEDLELEDYEANFRRMFGNERTDAAIGSVDGSVRFHGLTPTSMKLEGLDRHLRLIDSYKKLHSARANVTTLSR, from the coding sequence ATGGAAATCAAGGTCAACTTTCTCGACAACCTTCGGCTTGAAGCAAAGTTCGATGACTTCACGGTGGTGGCCGACCAGCCTATTCGCTACAAGGGCGATGGCTCGGCACCGGGTCCGTTCGATTACTTTCTGGCTTCGTCGGCGTTGTGTGCGGCTTATTTCGTGAAGTTGTACTGCGACACTCGCAGTATTCCCACCGATAACATCCGCCTGTCGCAGAACAACATTGTTGATCCGGAAAACCGCTACAACCAGATTTTCAAGATTCAGGTCGAGTTGCCGGCAGACATCTCCGACAAGGACCGCCAGGGCATCCTGCGCTCCATCGACCGTTGCACCGTGAAAAAAGTGGTGCAAGCCGGGCCTGAGTTTGTGATCGAAGAAGTGGAAAACCTCGACGCCGATGCCCAGGCGTTGCTGATGCCTGCTTCTAACTCAGAGGCGAGCACTTATATTGCCGGCAAGGACCTGCCGCTGGAGCAGACCATCGCCAACATGTCGGCCATCCTCGCTGACCTGGGCATGAAGATTGAAATCGCTTCGTGGCGCAATATCGTTCCCAACGTGTGGTCGCTGCACATCCGCGATGCGCACTCGCCAATGTGTTTCACCAATGGCAAGGGCACGACCAAAGAAGGCGCGTTGGCGTCGGCGCTGGGCGAGTTTATCGAGCGACTCAACTGCAACTTCTTCTACAACGACCAGTTCTGGGGCGAAGACATCGCCAACGCGCCGTTTGTGCATTACCCGGACGAACGCTGGTTCAAGCCTGGTCGCAAAGATGCGCTGCCGACTGAAATTCTCGACGAACACTGCCTGAAAATTTACAACCGGGACGGCGAGCTGCGTGGTTCCCATCTGATCGACACCAACTCGGGCAATGAAGAGCGTGGCATTTGCTCGCTGCCATTCGTGCGTCAGTCGGACGGCGAGGTGGTGTATTTCCCGTCCAACCTGATTGAAAACCTGTTCCTCAGCAATGGCATGAGCGCCGGCAACACGCTGGCCGAAGCCCAGGTGCAGTGCCTGTCGGAGATCTTCGAACGCGCGGTCAAACGCGAAATCATCGAAGGTGAGTTTGCCCTGCCGGATGTGCCAGCCGATGTGTTGGCGAAGTACCCGGGGATTCTCGCCGGGATTCAGGCGCTGGAAGAGCAAGGGTTCCCCGTGCTGGTGAAGGATGCGTCCCTGGGCGGCGAATTCCCGGTGATGTGCGTCACGCTGATGAACCCGCGCACCGGCGGTGTGTTCGCCTCGTTCGGCGCGCACCCAAGCCTGGAAGTGGCACTGGAGCGCAGCCTGACCGAATTGTTGCAGGGCCGTAGCTTCGAAGGCCTCAACGATCTGCCTCAGCCGACGTTTGAAGGTCATGCGGTGACCGAGCCGAATAACTTCGTCGAGCACTTCATCGACTCCAGCGGCGTGGTGTCGTGGCGCTTCTTCAGTGCCAAATCAGACTACGAATTCGTGGAGTGGGACTTCTCCGGCCAGGGTGAAAACTCGAATGCCGAGGAAGCCGCGACCCTGTTCGGCATTCTCGAAGGCATGGGCAAGCAAGTGTACATGGCGGTCTACGAGCACATCGGCGCCAAGGCGTGCCGCATCCTGGTGCCGGACTACTCGGAAATCTATCCCGTGGACGATCTGATCTGGGATAACACCAACAAAGCGCTGTTCTTCCGCGCCGATATCCTCAACCTGCATCGTCTGGACGAAGAAGAACTGCAATCGCTGGTTGAGCGTCTGGTGGAAAGTGAGCTGGACGACTACACCGACATCACCAGCTTGATCGGCATCGAATTTGACGACAACACGGCGTGGGGCCAACTGACGATTCTTGAGTTGAAGCTGCTGATTTATCTCGCCTTGCAGCAATTCGAAGAGGCGAAAGAGGCAGTGGAAATGTTCCTGCAGTACAACGACAACACGGTTGAGCGCGGCTTGTTCTACCAGGCCGTCAATGTGGTGCTGGAAATGAAGCTGGACGAAGACCTGGAACTGGAAGACTACGAGGCCAATTTCCGCCGGATGTTTGGCAACGAGCGCACGGATGCAGCGATCGGCTCGGTGGACGGCAGCGTGCGTTTCCATGGCTTGACGCCGACCAGCATGAAACTGGAGGGGCTCGACAGGCACCTGCGGTTGATCGATAGCTACAAGAAACTGCACTCGGCGCGGGCCAATGTGACCACGTTATCCCGTTAA
- a CDS encoding single-stranded DNA-binding protein: MARGVNKVILVGTCGQDPEVRYLPNGNAVTNLSLATSEQWTDKQTGQKVEKTEWHRVSMFGKVAEIAGEYLRKGSQVYIEGKLQTREWEKDGIKRYTTEIVVDMQGTMQLLGGRPQQGDQQGGGNNYQQSAPAPRQQAPRPQQSAPQQSRPAPQQAAPQPAPDFDSFDDDIPF, from the coding sequence ATGGCCCGTGGGGTTAACAAAGTCATATTGGTCGGTACTTGCGGCCAGGATCCTGAAGTTCGTTACCTGCCAAATGGCAACGCCGTGACCAACCTGAGTCTGGCGACCAGCGAACAATGGACCGACAAGCAAACCGGTCAGAAGGTCGAGAAGACCGAATGGCACCGTGTGTCGATGTTCGGCAAGGTTGCCGAAATCGCCGGCGAATACCTGCGTAAAGGTTCGCAGGTATACATCGAAGGCAAGCTGCAGACCCGCGAGTGGGAAAAAGACGGTATCAAGCGTTACACCACTGAAATCGTGGTCGACATGCAAGGCACCATGCAACTGCTGGGCGGCCGTCCACAACAGGGCGACCAACAAGGTGGTGGCAACAACTACCAGCAATCCGCTCCGGCCCCACGCCAACAGGCACCACGTCCGCAGCAGTCGGCGCCACAACAGTCGCGTCCGGCTCCACAGCAAGCCGCACCGCAACCGGCTCCGGATTTCGACAGCTTTGATGACGATATCCCGTTCTGA